The window tacCACTGTAAAACAGTACAGCTGCTTCCTATTCTGACTATCTACCATGCCATGTTTCAGGTTTGCACATATAGGACTGTAGCATTTTGGTAGATTacattttcagacatttatTTGATGAGGAACACAGTAAAGACAAGCTGCTGCAGAGCTGATGTTTCTGttcaatgcaaataaaaacaatatttgcatGGCATTATTGCAGCTAAAAAAGTTGTGATTCCATTTCCAGCCACTAAGTGTCAGTGTTTGTCTGAACAGaggtcccccccccccccccccccccccccccaagcctcttattgcattttgtgtttagCTTTCAAGCTGGTTCGGTGGCAGATTTAATTTCTGCTCCTGTGATGAAGGCCAAGGATTTGGTATTTCGGAGGCTGATCCAAAATCAGTCAACAGTGACTACAAAAAACACTGTGTTTATACTCCTCTAGGGCTCAGCAATGGATTAGTATATCTCTGTGGCAGAAGTGACAGGCTGTATGTAAATAAACCTAATACGCTCCTATTGACAGAGCAGCAGACTGGAAGAAAGAGGGGAAGAAAGAGAGATAAGTAGGTAAATATAAAagacgcagagagagagagcagggaaAGAATAATGGATGGAGAGAGATATTTgacatggaggaggagaagaagcggGGAAGTATGAAATAGGGAGAAAGGgaaagaagtggggaaaaaagacacaatagacCAGACAGAGCAAAGGATAAAGAGGGCAGAGATGAGAGAAAAAATAGGTGAAAAGACTAGAAAAAATGATGGGAGAAGAGGCGACAGAAAGATAAATGGAGACAAGATAAGTGAGAGgagaagggaaagagagagacgaTGAGATATAGAGAAAGGTGAGGGGAGATAGAGGACAAAGGACAGAGAAAATGAGATAAGATACAGTATACAGAGGAGCTCTCATGACTGATTTATGCTCTCGCTTGACCCTGTGTGTTTAATCTACCTCAGCTTCAGCCTCAAACTCCTAACATTATATTTTCTGGCTCTCTCTGTCacccaaaaatgtaatttttgctCTACAAATAATTTCCTTTCCCTCATATTTGATGAGGGAGGCCCCAATATTGACATTTGACAGTTCACACATAAATCTAGCAAATAATTTTAACCTACTAATGTCCAGGATCTGGTCTGTAAACATATTTGTGGTCAACAGAGCCTTACTTAATACCTCgttaaatatctttattttgaGCTATTGATCATTTTTGAAAGAGCTCGTCAGTGGTCTGGATGTACATTTGACATAAGtgtgatatgtttttatttaaatcaatgcatATTGACCAGAAAATGCTTCGTCATcaccatcatatcatcatcgTCATAATCACAATCGTCATAATAACACAACACACCATAGATTTCCAGGCAATGTAGCTTTTGAGGCCCTCAGTCATCATGGCTGCTGCAGTTTTACGTAACAaactataatttattatttttacacacacaggCTATAGGAACAGGTTTCAGCTAGCTAAGATACTTAGCTACCAACAACACGAGACCTGCAGACCAGGGGGTGAGAGGACAGTGTTTCTGCAGTCACAGACAGAGTTTGGccattgctttttttccagTTACTGCCCCAGAGTCCCTGTGAAATCCATGGCTATATTTACACTtgccaacaaaaaatgaaatcccttaaaaatataattttactatTTTCCTGAAGATGgagataaataaacatttaatccaaatctttttaatttagaatttatatatatattcattatttttgtgcCTCCAGACTTAATTCGTAATGCAAACTTGATTTGTATTAGACTGAAGTATCAATCATTTGGACGGCAAATAGTGTAATGTTAATAAATGCAGTAAAacgtattgagtgcatataaatgggcatacttttcagaggccaacatttctatatcaaacatactttttaaaattggtcttttgtaatacatttttttttttgagacactaaatTTTAGGTCATTAAAAGTAAGCCATAATGAtttaagtataaaaaaataaataaattaagacatgaaatgttccattctgtgtgtaatggatctatataatgtgttatttctactttttgaattgaattactgacataaaaaatgttttatatgacATTGTAATTTATTGGGATGcaactgtatttaaatatttatattaattatgcAGACTTGATTAGTACCAGACTGAAGGATCAATTATTTGTAGGCCAAACTCCAGCTTTTAACACAAAAACTGGACCACTTCACTgtcctaaaaatattttttttatatgcagcTATTCTAGGTCTCACTGTTGACGGATGAAGTAGTGTAATGTTaataaatgcagtaaaatgtaaGTGCAAGGAGATCTGGGTTGGCGGTGAAGAGTGTCTCTCTTTCGCTAATGCTTTTTCCATTTGGAAGGGTTTCCATAACTTCAACAAAACAAGAAACGATTGAAAAATGTTGCAACCCAACGACTTGTAGGTGCAAAATCTTTGTCTGTTGACATTTTGACAACTAGAAtacacaaaatatgtttctcCCTGATCCATAAATTCAAATTAAGCTGcataatgaaaatgtattttcacgAGAGAATAGCACTACGTGAAAAAAGTcactaaaacagtaaaatatgatCATATGTGACTCCATGTGTCTTTAAGTCTTACTTAAAGTGGTTATCAAATTACAACAGTTTGTAAAGGGGCAACTTTCTGATCCATAATAACATAACATTGAACCCTGCTGTACTTGACGTGTatactaaataatgtttatttaaatacatttcagagATGAGGAAGCGGTACAGGGCCCTTTTCACTCTCAATGGCCAAACTCTTTCTATACCTCTTGCAGAAACTTTATCAACtactaaacacaaataaatgaacacgacaaataaacaaacattacagagatattaaaacctaaaacaaaacatagaagtcatcaacacaacaaaagacatacaTTATGAATTGATACAGAAAACCATGAACAGTTACGTCAAAAAACATTTGGGGGATTTCTGGGCCAACACACCATATTAGAGacgaatataataatatttatctgCATCATACCCGGGTATAAGATAACACACTattaatatatgtttatttcCAGCCAATTAAAAATTGATAGGGAACAATAGTTCTACTAGAGGGGAGCAATATGCAATGAAAGCcagatttttgagatttcacTGAAGACACAAATGTTCTATACTGCGATAAAAATGCGAAAGtttacataaatatttaatggcATGATTAAGGAAAAAACACCATGTAAAGCAAACAAACTAACCTTTTTTTGTGGATGCATTAAGAAAGATTGTGATGATTACTAAGTTTAAAACAGAAGGACTCTTTGGTGGCGACAAAATGTTATGGTGAAACAACTTCCATTGCATATTGCTGGCTTTGAGGAAAAATATGACAACGATATGGGAGAAGGAACGAATGAAAGGAAAAGAAGGAGGTGGAAGTCTTTAAGGAAGTGTGAAATACTTTCCATAAATAGCACtggatggaaagatggatggTGAGATAAAAGGAtggggaggagggggaaaaaTAGCAGCGTCTTTTTGTTTAATCCCTTGTTCGTTTTAATCCCTCTGGGCAAATCGTCCattttagaaagaaagaaagggatgggaggagggagagggaggccAGAGGGGATCTGATTAAGGGAAATAAAGTGCAGGATTCTGAAGTTTGTAGTCCTTAGATGAAGTTTTGTAGTCCTTGCCAGGAGAAAGGGTTCTCTGAGATAGTGTTTCCATGCCATAGTAGCAAACATTCACCTCTGAGGGGTGAAATCAGTCAGAAAATGAGCTCTGAACAaagaatatttgttttaaagcaAAGTCTGTGGTCCTTTAATTCTCAATATCTTCATTCAAACCGTTGTGATACTGTTCTGAACCACCACAGCTAAAAGTGTAGTCCAAGTAATAGCAGAAAATGAGTTTGACTGCTTTTCACCACCATAAGAGGCTTTTGATCAGTCCAGATAGTTATCATAATCATTTAACAAGCATCAAGCAAGCCAAAGCCTTATTCCAAGCAAAATGTGACAAATACAGCAAATTCAAATTCCAGTTTAAATGGTTTGTTCCCCTTTGAACTGATTGAATCTCATACACAGCTCCAGTCTGTGACACGTGGAGGATGTTATTGATCCAGAGAAGATCCAGAGAGAAACACATCTCTACCAAATAGAGGAGTATGTCTAATCATTGTCTCCGTCCTGACCCGTGTATTTGAAAGGTCTAGCCATCCATGAATGATCGTTTTGTCAATCCAAGTGGTTTCCTGTTCAATATGCAACATCCCTAACAAGTCTCAAGAGAGACGAGACTCTGGAGACCCTATAATCTATATGTATTCCCAGTTCTCTCTGCAACAATGCACTAGAGAGGCGTTGATTATATAAATGACATCTCTTTGTGTTTATTCATCAAGTTTCCCTCATTTCCACCATGCTTTCCATCACTGGGTGTGTCTTTAGTACTGGGAGGTCAAAGGGAATGTCAGAGGAGCAGTAGGCCAGAAGAGGGTGAAGGGATATGGGTTGGGGTCCAGGTTATTTGGAGGAACTACTGGCATTGGAGAGGTTGATGAGgagaaagatgaaaacaaaactaGAGCAGGACAATACCTAACACTACAACTTCTTCTGATCATTATGAATATTGGTCCGATCCACACCATACATACGGTTAATCCCTGAAAATTCGATCCAGTTTTACAAATACTTACCGACTGTACACGTCTTGTAACAGCTTAATGATATGTTTCATACTAGGGAGAGAACCAAATCATGTTTCTCTCAGCCAATATAATGGTAAATTCAGCAGCAGCCAAGAGCAGCAGTAGGTGGTTGGTAGGCGAGCTGGAGGGATGATTGGTAACAAATACTGCAGTGAGAATGGCTCCAAATGGAAGAGAGAATCAGGGAACAGATAAGGTATGTgtggagagagggacagagagggagaaggtTAAAAATAGAAAGAGGACGAAGAAAGGAAGACGAAAAGGTGTCAGTTTGAGAGTCAGAGGGAGAGATACCATAACTGTCTGCGTGCAATAAAGCTCTtccatctctctcctctttgagcccttttttttaaattttcaccCCTTCCAACCTTCACCCTTTGACATGCCAACCCTCCCCCGCCCTGTCACTCCTCTAGGCAACAGAGGAGATCTGTTTCTCCTCCCTATCCTCCCCGTCTGCCTCTCCGTCTCCCATCAGCGGCTGTCTCTTCTTCAGCTCTCTCTGGTACTTGGCCATCAGCGAGGCGTAGATGCAGCCGTAAGCCGCGGCTGCGACCATCATAATGCAAACGATGCCACACACCACGCCGGCGATCACCACCGTGCCAATGGCGCGGCGCACGCTCACTGGTCGATAACGGGCGCGGACGCAATCCGAGGGGGCCTCTccgcctccagctcctcctccacctcccgtGTTTGAAGAGGAGTCATCACCTGTGTTGCTGTTGTCAGAAATTGGTGTTGCCCCACTGGGGTTAAGAGCGTTCCTGCTGCAGGGAGGACCGCCTCCTTGTCCGGAACGGGAACCCTCGCCTCCTCCGCCGTTTTCATCCTCAAGTTGGAGGCAGTAGTTGAACATTTCCACCGGAACGCCACGGATGTCTCGCCCACGCAGGTCCTTTGGTAGCGTACACTCCACCGCGTCCACCTTCCCCcctgaaggagagagagagaagtgcagagacaggaggacagggagAGGTCATTTATAAAATGCCTTATGCCTGTAAAGCGCTTCCAATTAACCGAGAGATGGGAAAGATAGGGAGTGGGGTGGTTGTGCCAACACTAGGATGAGTCATACAtcacttaacacacacacagagtttgcTGTGCCCTCTACACTAAGTTGGAGATAGCCTCAACTAAGCCCTTCTATAATTCATGAGATGACATGCCTAGCTTCGGTAGAGCTGTGTGTGGAACAGGGAAATATCTGAGTCACTAATTCCCACATGTAGCAGGAGGGCGGGGGATCTATTTTGTTATCATCACATGCTGCATTCCTCTCTGCACATAGTACTCGTCCCGAGGTCGCGTGTTAGAAAGCCATTGATCTGCGCCCTCAGATCTgttaagcaacaacaacaatgagtaAAGGCGGAGGATAATAGAAAGACAGAATGAGGGAAGTGGTATTTAGCCTCCAGATGCTTTTATCTTCGCCGTTTGACAAAAGAATCCCCTCCGCAAACAGCGCCTGCTCTCCAAATATCTCCAAATATCCCAGCCGCGTGTGCTTGAAGTGGTTTGCCGAAGATAGAAGTCAACACAGGCTGTCACCGAGCATTTCACACTTGTTCGGTGCTTTGTCTTACTTTCTATACACATATCGTGCATCATCTCTACACTTTAAACAGTCATGCTGTCATGTTCAACTACGAAGTGGCTCCTTGTaattttctctgctgctctgaagATTATTAAATTATCATGTCTGCCGTGTGTCAGTCTCCGTCTGACTTGTACGGAGCCGAGCTAGGGAGCAGAGCCCAGCAaagcagaagagaagaagacTGAAGCAAAGAGGAGAATGGAGCAGAAGAGATGCTTCATTAGCGGGGCAGCTGAGGCCTGAGGCACTGAGGTGAATGTAGATTTTTACACATGAAGAGAGAGCGGAGAGCAGCTGTGGTTATCTGATGTATTAACAGCCTGCAGAGACACGTGGAtaacacacacagtacacacaatGAGCGTGGCaatgtgcattcacacacagtcacagttaTATGGTGTTGCTAGAAGCACAGGCACACAAATAGAAACACACACCTAGCTATCTCTAAGGTGATCTAGCACTCTCTAGTTTCTGCCTTCTACATCATGCCCTCTTGTTCAATCCCCCAGCTAAAATCAAACGCACCCTTTCAAAGCTCCTGTAACATAAATCAAACATCGTACCTCTGTACAGCAGCCACTCCATCCAGTGTTTAAAATCGCGGAGGTTGCAGTCACATTCCCAGGGGTTGTGTCCCAGTTCCAGGTGTTGTAGGTTGGCAAGTGGCTCAAATGCTGCCCTCTCCAAACCTTGAAGCCTGTTACCCGCTAGAGACAACCACCTAGGAAATAATTAGGATAAAATGCATTTACAAATGAACCTTTTGACACTGATGTAAAAACCAAGCAACCACTACATGTAGTGTACTACCGCTGCTGGGCAATAATAAGCCCATTAAAGGCTGTTATCAGTTGTTATCACTAccattatacactgtaaaaaaagataaacaatagctactcaataaaattgaggcaagaGATTGCACGcaatgttattaattaattctaactacgttacaagttgagttaataacaacttaacaggaagtgcctgtcaattaaaaacggactaaatctattgtgttggattcattcaaaattctcttgatttagaattacatacacataaagattatatttaatgtggtcaaaataagtagattctatctcaaacatttttatattaaagttacttaaacaactgcctcaaaatcaaggacgcatttatatttaatacattttatcaaatatattaagtaaaatgaaatgactacagaatcatttattacattgTATTGCACCTACCAGTAGGCTAGAAGCATGAGGTTTACGTGCATGACAAGGTTTGTTTTAAGTTAACAAACATCAATGTGATAATTTTATATGTCATGTtgcatacatttattaaattgTGATATGCTG of the Centropristis striata isolate RG_2023a ecotype Rhode Island chromosome 22, C.striata_1.0, whole genome shotgun sequence genome contains:
- the lrtm2a gene encoding leucine-rich repeat and transmembrane domain-containing protein 2, translating into MPPHTHPPGGIGLPPHSSTTLYLARPVFLCVLCLLATLLPAASSCPPPCLCDSDALVVDCGGRGLSSLPPLHLLPPGSRSLLLANNKLASLGASAFANLSSLEELDLSNNYLDNLPAGLFRDMSNLTRLTLHNNSLTVMDRELFQGLGGLQSLDLSLNGLSSVPLGLLDELQSLRWLSLAGNRLQGLERAAFEPLANLQHLELGHNPWECDCNLRDFKHWMEWLLYRGGKVDAVECTLPKDLRGRDIRGVPVEMFNYCLQLEDENGGGGEGSRSGQGGGPPCSRNALNPSGATPISDNSNTGDDSSSNTGGGGGAGGGEAPSDCVRARYRPVSVRRAIGTVVIAGVVCGIVCIMMVAAAAYGCIYASLMAKYQRELKKRQPLMGDGEADGEDREEKQISSVA